From Oncorhynchus tshawytscha isolate Ot180627B linkage group LG11, Otsh_v2.0, whole genome shotgun sequence, the proteins below share one genomic window:
- the sav1 gene encoding protein salvador homolog 1 — MLQITEEGDEVIMLPRKKSKNEASTPAEAHRRSVKKETSPLLKNLMPSFIRHGPTIPRRPEVPLPEPGSAYPVGPVLASNKSFLRFPPVQRSPHEAALRERHRMSAPPYLLGSLGDITHEYGGSSQSFLTDVSAMAENEDAGLYYHPLTQEPYSDSQQQQRRPQPHQHPRAPDHLHEDYRYYEQSEHQSIPPRQHTPPAPNGQAAGIGRMQSKSLGNLSSLSYEDLSLPRGWTVDWTIRGRKYYIDHNTNTTHWSHPLEREGLPPGWEKVESAEFGPYYVDHVNKRAQYRHPCAPSVLQYDQPPPVVYRPRPAERNHPVLVPANPYHTAEIPDWLQVYARAPLKYDHILKWALFQLVDLDTYQGMLKLLFMKELERIVKSYEAYRQALLSEVDQRKPR; from the exons ATGCTTCAAATCACAGAAGAAGGGGACGAAGTTA TTATGCTTCCAAGAAAGAAAAGTAAAAACGAAGCGTCGACACCAGCCGAGGCACATAGAAGATCTGTGAAGAAGGAGACATCACCACTCCTGAAAA ATCTCATGCCCTCGTTCATCCGACATGGACCCACTATCCCCAGACGTCCCGAGGTCCCTCTGCCGGAGCCTGGCTCAGCCTATCCCGTGGGGCCTGTGTTGGCCAGCAACAAGAGCTTCCTACGCTTCCCCCCTGTGCAGAGGTCACCCCACGAGGCGGCTCTGCGGGAACGCCACCGGATGTCAGCCCCTCCGTACCTACTTGGAAGCCTGGGCGATATAACCCACGAGTACGGAGGCTCCTCACAGTCCTTCCTCACAGACGTGAGCGCCATGgctgagaatgaggatgctggGCTCTACTACCACCCCCTGACTCAGGAGCCTTACTCGGacagccagcagcagcagagacggcCTCAGCCACATCAGCACCCCAGAGCTCCTGACCACTTACATGAGGACTATAGATACTATGAACAGAGTGAACATCAAAGCATACCACCACGACAACACACTCCCCCGGCCCCCAACGGACAGGCAGCAG GTATCGGTCGAATGCAGTCCAAGTCTCTGGGGAACCTGTCCAGTCTGAGCTATGAGGACCTCTCCCTGCCCCGTGGTTGGACGGTAGACTGGACCATCCGAGGCAGGAAGTACTACATCGaccacaacaccaacaccacccactggtcccaccccctggagagagagggtctgCCCCCTGGCTGGGAGAAGGTGGAGTCGGCTGAGTTTGGACCCTACTACGTGGACCACGTCAACAAGAGGGCTCAGTATAGACACCCCTGTGCTCCTAG TGTGCTCCAATATGACCAGCCCCCTCCCGTTGTATACCGGCCTCGCCCAGCCGAGCGGAACCATCCGGTTCTGGTACCAGCCAACCCGTACCACACGGCAGAGATCCCTGACTGGCTACAGGTGTATGCCCGAGCCCCACTCAA GTATGACCACATTCTGAAGTGGGCGCTGTTCCAGCTGGTGGATCTGGACACGTACCAGGGCATGTTGAAGCTGCTCTTCATGAAGGAACTGGAGCGCATCGTCAAGTCCTACGAGGCCTACCGTCAGGCCCTGCTGTCTGAGGTGGACCAAAGGAAACCGAGGTAA
- the LOC121847769 gene encoding calphotin-like, whose amino-acid sequence MSKETFAIVPETFVSPTAVVPETFVSPTAIVPETFVSPTAIVPETFVSPTAIVPETFVSPTAIVPETFVSPTAVVPETFVSPTAIVPETFVSPTAIVPETFVDSQDLCPPAIVPETIVSPTAIVPETFVSPTAIVPETFVSPTAIVPETFVSPTAIVPETFVSPTAVVPETFVSPTAVVPETFVSPTAIVPETFVSPTAVVPETFVSPTAIVPETFVSPTAIVPETIVSPTAIVPETIVSPTAVVPETIVSPTAIVPETFVSPTAIVPETFVSPTAIVPETFVSPTAITFVSPTAVVPETFVSPTAVVPETFVSPTAIVPETFVSPTAIVPETFVSPTAVVPETFVSPTAVVPETIVSPTAVVPETFVSPTAVVPETFVSPTAIVPETFVSPHCPRDICVPIVPETFVSPTAVVPETFVSPTAVVPETFVSPTAIVPETFVSPRDCRCPRDICRLFVSPTAIVPETFVSPTAIVPETIVSPTAIVPETFVSPTAIVPETIVSPTAIVPETFVSPTAIVPETFVSPAIVPETFCPIVPDICVPYCHCPRDICVPYCHCPRDICVPYCHCPRDICVPYCHCPRTIVSPTAIVPETIVSPTAIVPETFVSPTAIVPETIGSPTAIVPETIVSPTAIVPETIVSPTAIVPETIVSPTAIVPETFVSPTAIVPETFVSPTAIVPETIVSPTAIVPETFVSPTAIVPETIVSPTAIVPDTFVSPTAIVPETFVSPTAIVPETFVSPTAIVPETFVSPTAIVPETFVSPTAIVPETFVSSIAIVPETIVSPTAIVPETIVSPTAIVPETFVSPTAIVPETFVSPTAIVPETIVSPTAIVPETFVSPTAIVPETIVSTIAIVPETIVSPTAIAPQTIVSPTAVVPQTIVSPTAIVPQTIVSPTAVVHIDNIPSSY is encoded by the exons ATGTCAAAAG AGACATTTGCCATTGTCCCAGAGACATTTGTGTCCCCTACTGCCGTTGTCCCAGAGACATTTGTGTCCCCTACTGCCATTGTCCCAGAGACATTTGTGTCCCCTACTGCCATTGTCCCAGAGACATTTGTGTCCCCTACTGCCATTGTCCCAGAGACATTTGTGTCCCCTACTGCCATTGTCCCAGAGACATTTGTGTCCCCTACTGCCGTTGTCCCAGAGACATTTGTGTCCCCTACTGCCATTGTCCCAGAGACATTTGTGTCCCCTACTGCCATTGTCCCAGAGACATTTGT AGACTCCCAGGATTTGTGTCCCCCTGCCATTGTCCCAGAGACTATTGTGTCCCCTACTGCCATTGTCCCAGAGACATTTGTGTCCCCTACTGCCATTGTCCCAGAGACATTTGTGTCCCCTACTGCCATTGTCCCAGAGACATTTGTGTCCCCTACTGCCATTGTCCCAGAGACATTTGTGTCCCCTACTGCCGTTGTCCCAGAGACATTTGTGTCCCCTACTGCCGTTGTCCCAGAGACATTTGTGTCCCCTACTGCCATTGTCCCAGAGACATTTGTGTCCCCTACTGCCGTTGTCCCAGAGACATTTGTGTCCCCTACTGCCATTGTCCCAGAGACATTTGTGTCCCCTACTGCCATTGTCCCAGAGACTATTGTGTCCCCTACTGCCATTGTCCCAGAGACTATTGTGTCCCCTACTGCCGTTGTCCCAGAGACTATTGTGTCCCCTACTGCCATTGTCCCAGAGACATTTGTGTCCCCTACTGCCATTGTCCCAGAGACATTTGTGTCCCCTACTGCCATTGTCCCAGAGACATTTGTGTCCCCTACTGCCATT ACATTTGTGTCCCCTACTGCCGTTGTCCCAGAGACATTTGTGTCCCCTACTGCCGTTGTCCCAGAGACATTTGTGTCCCCTACTGCCATTGTCCCAGAGACATTTGTGTCCCCTACTGCCATTGTCCCAGAGACATTTGTGTCCCCTACTGCCGTTGTCCCAGAGACATTTGTGTCCCCTACTGCCGTTGTCCCAGAGACTATTGTGTCCCCTACTGCCGTTGTCCCAGAGACATTTGTGTCCCCTACTGCCGTTGTCCCAGAGACATTTGTGTCCCCTACTGCCATTGTCCCAGAGACATTTGTGTCCCCCCATTGTCCCAGAGACATTTGTGTCCCCATTGTCCCAGAGACATTTGTGTCCCCTACTGCCGTTGTCCCAGAGACATTTGTGTCCCCTACTGCCGTTGTCCCAGAGACATTTGTGTCCCCTACTGCCATTGTCCCAGAGACATTTGTGTCCCCCAGAGACTGCCGTTGTCCCAGAGACATTTGT AGACTATTTGTGTCCCCTACTGCCATTGTCCCAGAGACATTTGTGTCCCCTACTGCCATTGTCCCAGAGACTATTGTGTCCCCTACTGCCATTGTCCCAGAGACATTTGTGTCCCCTACTGCCATTGTCCCAGAGACTATTGTGTCCCCTACTGCCATTGTCCCAGAGACATTTGTGTCCCCTACTGCCATTGTCCCAGAGACATTTGTGTCCCCTGCCATTGTCCCAGAGACATTTTGTCCCATTGTCCCAGACATTTGTGTCCCCTACTGCCATTGTCCCAGAGACATTTGTGTCCCCTACTGCCATTGTCCCAGAGACATTTGTGTCCCCTACTGCCATTGTCCCAGAGACATTTGTGTCCCCTACTGCCATTGTCCCAGGACTATTGTGTCCCCTACTGCCATTGTCCCAGAGACTATTGTGTCCCCTACTGCCATTGTCCCAGAGACATTTGTGTCCCCTACTGCCATTGTCCCAGAGACTATTGGGTCCCCTACTGCCATTGTCCCAGAGACTATTGTGTCTCCTACTGCCATTGTCCCAGAGACTATTGTGTCCCCTACTGCCATTGTCCCAGAGACTATTGTGTCCCCTACTGCCATTGTCCCAGAGACATTTGTGTCCCCTACTGCCATTGTCCCAGAGACATTTGTGTCCCCTACTGCCATTGTCCCAGAGACTATTGTGTCCCCTACTGCCATTGTCCCAGAGACATTTGTGTCCCCTACTGCCATTGTCCCAGAGACTATTGTGTCGCCTACTGCCATTGTCCCAGATACATTTGTGTCCCCTACTGCCATTGTCCCAGAGACATTTGTGTCCCCTACTGCCATTGTCCCAGAGACATTTGTGTCCCCTACTGCCATTGTCCCAGAGACATTTGTGTCCCCTACTGCCATTGTCCCAGAGACATTTGTGTCCCCTACTGCCATTGTCCCAGAGACATTTGTGTCCAGTATTGCCATTGTCCCAGAGACTATTGTGTCCCCTACTGCCATTGTCCCAGAGACTATTGTGTCCCCTACTGCCATTGTCCCAGAGACATTTGTGTCCCCTACTGCCATTGTCCCAGAGACATTTGTGTCCCCTACTGCCATTGTCCCAGAGACTATTGTGTCCCCTACTGCCATTGTCCCAGAGACATTTGTGTCCCCTACTGCCATTGTCCCAGAGACGATTGTGTCCACTATTGCCATTGTCCCAGAGACGATTGTGTCCCCTACTGCCATTGCCCCACAGACTATTGTGTCCCCTACTGCCGTTGTCCCACAGACTATTGTGTCCCCCACTGCCATTGTCCCACAGACTATTGTGTCCCCTACTGCCGTTGTCCATATTGACAACATCCCAAGTTCCTATTGA